Proteins found in one Amphiura filiformis chromosome 14, Afil_fr2py, whole genome shotgun sequence genomic segment:
- the LOC140169496 gene encoding craniofacial development protein 2-like, producing the protein MLDKTNSGRPERRSALIAHELQRLDVVIAALSEVRFLEEGSLKEHGAGYTLYWSGKSKGIDASQVIYAPTLQAEPADKEKFYSDLRSFLQSTPTEDKIFILGDFNARVGRDSDTWKGALGKHGIGNCNDNGRLLLELCAEQQLVITNTIFQQKDSLKTTVMASAECHTDHRLVRCKLNLQFKPKPRKGGPPKRKISVGSLQSSEIRASFQANIQTRIEGSSYSIDSSPEVFWE; encoded by the exons ATGCTTGACAAAACAAACAGTGGTCGTCCTGAGCGACGCTCCGCCCTCATTGCTCACGAACTCCAGAGGTTGGATGTAGTCATTGCAGCTCTCAGTGAAGTCCGATTTTTGGAGGAAGGCAGCCTTAAAGAACATGGCGCTGGATACACCCTCTACTGGTCAGGCAAGTCCAAGGGGATCGACGCATCTCAGGT TATATACGCTCCAACTCTACAGGCAGAACCAGCAGACAAAGAAAAGTTCTACTCTGATCTCCGCAGCTTCTTGCAAAGCACTCCAACAGAAGACAAGATCTTTATCCTTGGCGATTTCAACGCCAGAGTAGGTCGAGACTCAGACACCTGGAAAGGAGCACTTGGAAAGCATGGCATCGGAAACTGTAATGACAATGGTCGTTTACTCCTGGAACTTTGTGCTGAGCAGCAACTTGTCATCACCAATACTATCTTTCAGCAGAAGGACAGCCTAAAAACAAC AGTGATGGCCAGTGCAGAATGCCATACTGACCATCGCCTTGTCCGCTGCAAACTGAACCTCCAGTTTAAACCAAAGCCAAGGAAAGGAGGTCCCCCTAAGAGAAAGATCAGTGTTGGTAGCTTACAGTCATCAGAAATAAGAGCTAGCTTTCAGGCAAATATCCAGACTCGCATCGAAGGCTCAAGTTACTCTATAGACAGTTCACCAGAAGTGTTCTGGGAGTAG